The following are encoded together in the Lagopus muta isolate bLagMut1 chromosome Z, bLagMut1 primary, whole genome shotgun sequence genome:
- the F2RL1 gene encoding proteinase-activated receptor 2 codes for MAGRRGLCVLLLLSALLAAAAPTERSGNSSSKGRSFAGQRVPNTDNASEETYKVDDFAAKVLTGKLTTVFLPIVYVIVFIIGLPSNAMAIWVFFFRTKKKHPAVIYMLNLALADLLFVVWFPLKIAYHVNGNNWLFGEGLCKVLVGFFYGNMYCSILFMTCLSVQRYWVVVNPIVHSRKKFEIALGISLAIWILILLGTIPLYLVNQTAYISDLNITTCHDVLPNNILAHDMFNYFLSLAIGLFLIPALITAVAYILMIKTLNASISDISTGKKRKRAIKLIIAVLSMYLICFTPSNVLLVVHYLQLRNNNESSLYMSYITALCLSTLNSCIDPFIYYYISKDFRDNLKNALICRSMRTTRRMQVSLSSGRYPKKSNSYSSNSNGTTKSTY; via the coding sequence agAGAAGTGGAAACAGCAGttcaaaaggaagaagttttgcTGGCCAGAGGGTTCCAAATACTGATAATGCCTCTGAGGAGACATACAAAGTGGATGACTTTGCAGCAAAAGTCCTTACAGGAAAACTGACTACAGTTTTTCTTCCCATTGTCTATGTCATTGTCTTTATCATTGGTTTGCCAAGCAATGCTATGGCCATCTGggtcttttttttcagaacaaagaagaaacatcCAGCTGTGATTTATATGCTTAACTTGGCATTGGCAGACCTTCTCTTCGTTGTCTGGTTCCCACTGAAGATTGCATACCATGTAAATGGCAATAACTGGCTATTTGGGGAAGGTCTCTGCAAAGTGcttgttggatttttttatgGAAATATGTACTGCTCCATTCTTTTTATGACATGTCTCAGTGTGCAAAGGTATTGGGTTGTAGTGAACCCCATAGTGCATTCAAGAAAGAAGTTTGAAATTGCCCTGGGCATCTCCCTTGCTATCTGGATACTGATTTTGCTGGGCACCATTCCACTGTATCTTGTTAATCAGACAGCGTATATTTCAGACCTTAACATCACAACCTGCCATGATGTGTTACCTAACAATATTTTAGCTCATGACATGTTCAATTACTTCCTCTCACTTGCAATTGGACTCTTCCTAATTCCAGCTCTCATCACTGCTGTTGCTTACATACTAATGATTAAGACTCTGAATGCTTCAATCTCAGATATAAGCACTGGGAAGAAACGAAAAAGAGCAATCAAGCTCATTATTGCTGTCCTGTCCATGTATCTCATATGTTTTACACCAAGCAATGTGCTACTTGTTGTGCACTATCTGCAACTCAGAAACAATAATGAGAGCTCTCTGTACATGTCATACATAACTGCACTGTGTCTGTCCACACTGAACAGTTGTATTGATCCATTCATTTACTACTATATTTCAAAAGACTTCAGAGACAATCTTAAAAATGCTCTTATTTGCCGAAGCATGCGAACTACACGGAGGATGCAAGTCTCTCTCTCATCAGGCAGATACCCCAAGAAATCTAATTCTTACTCTTCAAACTCAAATGGAACCACTAAATCAACCTACTGA